The sequence CGGCCAAACTAGTGTAAAAGTTTGCAAAACTAGCTACAGAAATCCAGTAGGATATTTTTCATACCTAAACTGATCCAATTTATATTTACCTCCTTTTGgctaaaataattatgattttctcaaaagtggtttttaagttttttttaaattctattttccaagttttcccAGGTTTATTTAAAAGTGAGGGTGCCTGGTTTAGCATATGTGCACCTCCTGAAGGAACTGTAGCTATGTACTTATTGTGAGCTTGATCACTGATTTATTACAAAGACTATAACTCGGGGACATCCATATGGAAGAGATGAACAGGGCCAGGTATGGGGGAGAGgtgtggagcttccatgccctctccaggaacatcaccctcccagcacctccatatGTTCACCAGCCTGGAACCTCCTCCGGtaggatttttttgttgtaaaaatgaattcaaattctTTTCAGCAGACTCTGATTCTCTGGTTTTACTGTGCTTGAGTATTATCTAGGGTACTtgttaaaaatgtgtattattgggtttacctggtggcacaatggttaagaattcacctgccaatgctggggacacgggttcgagccctggtccaggaagatccagcatgcctcagagcaactaagcccatgcgccacaactactgagcctgcgctctagaccccgcgagccacaactactgagcccatgcgcctagagcccatgctccgcaacgagaagccactgcaatgagatgcccacgcaccacaatgaacccccgctcgccgcaactagagaaagcccgtgcgcagcagcaaagacccaacgcagccaaaaataagtaaataaaatatatttttaaaaatcacatgccataaaaagtttttaaaaaatgaatatctcatcttgttttatgaaaactaaATGAGAATGAAATTTAAGTAATCACAGTACTGGGCACAtagttgctataaacattaggTGGGAGTCCACTAAGATAATATCTAATACAACACTGGATGTGTTACTTAAATTTCCAGaatgtcagtttcttttttccttttcttttttgcccctgctgcatggcttgcaggatcttagttcccggaccagggatggaacctgtgcccctgcactgtaagtgcagagttttaaccactggactgccagggaagttgtttttttatatataaatggtaGTTAGCTTCAGAGGGTAGCTTAAGGAtcatatgaaataaatttttaaactattttcctACATAAGAGGTctgtataaatgtaaaatacttttATAAGTATTTTCCTCCAAGTTGAACTATTAACTATAAACTATTTACTAttcttttggaagatgcaaaCAGCATAAGGAAAGGCAAAGAGCCACCCATGGAATTAAGaataataaatcatttttctcttctcctgacAAAGACTGATATAGCAGATACTTAAGGGCTTTTTATCTGTAGAGGGTAGAGTCTCAATAGATAAAACGAACCATTTTTATTGACTTAATGAGATAGAAATTGATCAGGGAATCTGTGGGAATTGGTACACTTGTGTTTAAGGGTTCATCAGACAGCACTGAAGGAATACACAAAGCCTTTGCCGTTTGGGGAATGGATTGTTGGTTTAAGTGCCTGAGGACGGATAAGAGACCTAAGAAATGTGTCTAGGATCTGGGGGAGGCTAACTAAGAATTAGGGAAGAGCTGCAGAAGGACAGGAATTGTGTGGAAAATCGGTGTAAATCGGTGTAAAGGGCATTTACTGTGTTGTCTGAGAATGTTCACTTAAGACtatggaaaacaaatgaaatttacgTAACCTATATGGCACATTAACTATAGCTACATAAGACATGAGATTTAGATGTACATGTGCACACAACACAGAACAGAATGGGGGGAGCAAGAGGAACCCAATACTCTTATTTATTCCAACACTAAATATCCTTATGTACTAGAGGCACCCAACATCCGTAGCTCTTAAATTGGCCATCCACTGGGGACACCCATTCCAACTCTACTTGTATTCTGCCTAAGTTGTGAAAATAAATTCCACAGCTGCTCATCAAGCTAAGCAGAACTATGTCTGTGGCCAGGAGTACCTGCCGCCTTCAATGTCCTAGACAGAGCAAGCCTGCATGACTGTCCAACTACATTTCTTCTGCAAAACCGTGGCCTTAATTCAATCTCCAATTCTCGTCCTCCATCCTCAGTCATTGTCACCACATCATGCATCTGAGACGGGTCGCACGAACATTGCTACACTTTCTATCCCTCTTGAGACCCTAAGTGCATTAGACTGACCCATCTCCCGCCCCGTGCTTTGTGCCATGtgagtttaattcatttaataggATTCTAGCATCTCAATTTGATCTGTGAGGTTTTCTGTTTAATAGCTTGCTTCGCAGTTATACTTGGAGGTAGAGCTACTTTGCATTAAAGTAATTTCCCAGGCAgttaaccttttaaaattctcaaggaCACTCTCTCCCAGGACCACAGGATAGACATCAACCACCCAGGAACTGGGAAGCCCTTAAGGAGAAGCTCGTCACCAGCTGCTGCTTTTCAATCGGTTTCCCTTCAACCTCACAGAGGAAATCTATTCAAATGCCTACATTTGGGTCGAACTAACTTCCTGTACCAGAAGCTTTTGTCGGCCCCAACTGCTTCTTTATCTAACAAATTCCCTTTATCTCCCTCTTGAGGCAAAGCTCACTGGGCCCCGGGAGGCATGCGGTATTTACTAAGGGCCCTCCCCCCTTTCCCGCCTCGTCTCGCAGTTGTCTGCCTTTACCTTTGGGTCTCAAAGTCACcgcgtttttttccctgtagacACCAAGTTTTCTGAATAGTAGGATTATTCAGAACAGGATGAAATTTGTCCTTTACCCTGAGAATTGGGTGCTTGAAATTCACTAAGCAAAGTCTATACTCATCCCACTTCTGGGCTTTGAATCCAGACTGTGGAATTCCGAAGACCCAGTGTGCCTCTTCTTCAGTCACCAACTGAAATGGAGATGCAAGCTGAAAACCAAGACAACGtgaatttttaaagctaaaatataataaagtaaaatacgaCATTGGAAGTAACATCACCTCCTTTAGGGAGGAGGGTGAAGAGAGCAAGATTTTCAAAAGGGATGTGGAAAGATGAGAGAGGTTGGCAGGTgactttctaatttcctttttcacCTTATTTCCTTCTATTATACTTATATACTTGGTAATCCCGTGACCAAAAGCAAGGATAACTGAAAGACTTTAAATTGCTATCGTTAACAGCAACATAATTTGTAATGGCAAAtaatcaaaacagaaacaaattatgTGTAATATTATACAGCAATTAGCATGAGTCAATACAGCAATTAAACTCATTGATGGGGAAAGATACATGCTTACCTGAATTTCACTCTTTTCTTCATTATCAGAAATGTTTTGATATAAGGAAGAAACTATTTCAACCTCGGCTAAAACATTTCATAAGGAAATTAGGGCATCTTAATGTTCTTGAATGTAGTTgtcaatttttaacatttatctAAATTATCTCAAATCTCTAAATTCTGACATGCAAAGAGGCTGAATAGTGTAATgccaagtggaaaaaaaaaggctttcagAAGAGGAATGTATGGTATAATCTTGTTACAATGTATTAGTAGCCCATTAAAATTGACATGTAAAAACCACCCATGTTACATACTAAAACACCTGTAGGAATATACTAAATTGCTAATGTTTACTAGATTCACTTCATTATGTATTTCTCTGTTGcttaaattagtttttaatagtaagtttcttttagttttgcaatcaaaatgtccagtttttttgtttgtttttgcggtactcgggcctctcactgtagtggcctctcccgctgcggagcacaggctccggacgcgcaggctcagcggctatggctctcgggatcttcccgaaccggggcacgaacccgcgtcccctgcatcggtaggcggactcgcaaccaccgcgccaccagggaagccttttctgccttctcttcttccttcctttcttctccagtATCCAGCACAATGCTTTAAACATAACAGGTGCTCTTGTCCTTTCTGACACTCTAATAAAACCTTCCTGAATTAGCTGTTCCTTGCCAATGCCCCGTGTCTTACAGCTGCACTTAATCCAAAGCAAAGACAAGGTTGTAAAAAATTGGAACATGGCACAGCTCAGAATTGGGGAGCTAACTTTGCAGTTTCCTGGGTTCTGTCTACTTTATAGTAGCTATTTTCCCCAAAGTTTCCAGGCTCTGGTTCACCATTTAGTTATTTCCTCAAATTTGTTGTCAACTCATCTTGTGAAGTAGTTTAGAGACAAGAATTCTGGAAATATTAAAGTGACatattatcttaaaaaaacaaattctactttaatctcttctaagaattttttcttcACTCATGCATCTAAAATGTAAGAAAAGCCAGGTGGTAGCAACAATGataatcctgatttttttttttttaaagtcacactCAAATCTGCTTGATTACAAGACTAAAAAGTGCTGACAGTGATTTCATGTAGCACAATCAATGCTTTGTTTCCATTCTCTGTTCAGTTAACACGATGCTTGGCAAAAATATCTGCCAGTCAGAAACAATACTGTGTTGAACTTAGGTCTTGGCAGAAATTAATTATCCCTGACTTCCTCTTTAGTCAAATGTCTAAACTCATTGGGTCTGATAGTTATTATAGAGCAACATTGGAAAACTGGGAGGAACCACGAGGGGAATGACTAAGAAAACCGCTCTGGTTATTCTTAGCATCTCTGGCTGCTTCCACAAGTTGGAGGTTTCCATGGAGCAAGAAGGCAGAGTGCGAAATTAAAGGGCTCCCAATCAGATCTGCTCGGGGGCAAAAGCCAGGATGGGAAAAGGACAATGAACAAAAGGGTTAGTATCAGGCATAGCTCTTCTAAGGTGAGAACAGAGtttacctggaaaaaaaaaaaaaaaaagaaagaaaattctattcCAAATCAGCCTTAGAATTTACTTATATATTGGTCTATGAtccaatttgtttaaaaaatgttaaacattaaTAGATTTATACATTAAAACAATGCATTAAGTTGTgctttggggggacttccctggcggtccagtggtaaagactgcgcttccactgcaaggggcgcaggtacaaaccctggtcagggaactaagatcccacatgccgtgcagcgtggccccccccaccaaaaaaaaagaaaacaaaacaaaaaacctgtgcTTTGTAGCTGGTCTACACATTTAAACAGTgtcctaaaaaataaaagctgtcatttaaaaataagcttatttcgggacttccctggtggtccagtgggtaagacacaGCGCGTCCACTGCGGGGGgcctggggttcgatccctggttggggaactagatctctcacgagcatgccacaactaaggagcctgcctgctgcaagtAAGGGTCCGaacgctgcaacaaagatcccacgttccGCAACTtttggtgcagccaaaaagaaaaaaaaagaaaaagaaaaagcctattTCAACATAGCTTTTTCTGGCAGAAGAGCAGTCACGGAACCTTTCATATGTGAGTTACAGGGGGAGATTCTAATTCGTCcacctttccccctcctccctctgcgCCCCCTCCACCTTCCATGATTTGCCTCGCCCCGGCTGCCCTTCATTTAGCCTCTTTACAAACCTAAGAACTCTTATTTATCACTTCTTTGCTCCCGATCTTCCAGATGTGGCACTCTTCTTTAACTGCAAACAACCACACATTTTATTGTTTCAACATTACACACACGAGGAGGAAATAAGTTTGTTCAGGTTTAATTAGTCATCtggtattgtatatttggttACCTTTCCTTTACTCACTTCTAAGATAGTAGTCTCCCAGAGGGCTAGAAGATTCACTAACTTCTTCTCCCCATATCAAAAACTAACTATTGCCATGTTTAGTCAGATTTTTACTCATTGAATCACTGGGTGAAATCAGGGGAGAGACAACTAAATGTAAAAGgggtaatttttttatttattggtaCTTATAAACGAACCAGCCAACTGGTAGTATTCGTATTATGATGTGGACAAATGGAAACATCTTTCTACAAATACTAGAGTGGTGGAAAAAATGAGGGGTTGTAGTAAAATAGCAAAAAGGGGTAGAAGAAATCAGTGAAGCACGTTGTAGCTTAACCCTTCACCTTAACAACTGAGGTTCTTGACAAGTAAAGCCTCCCCATTccagaaaataatgaataatcCTTCATCACACATCTTTGTACTTTTGCTCCCTATTCTGGAGGTTAGGTTCTAGATCCTAAAGATATCAAAAAAATAGTATTATAACCTAGTTATCTATAGCCGCCATCATCTTTTATCATGTTGTCCGGAGAAGCCAATGCTTCTGAAACCTCTTTGATTAAACACCAATCATACACCCCCAAATTGACACAAAAGTCACAATGAAAAGCAGCTTATCAAGGCAGAGAGATACGtaattgtaaaagaaaatattctaggtAAGTGATACAGTCACGGCTCAAATTGAGATTGAATAATACAGCCATCGTTACAAATCTTCAGGCTGTATGTTCAGAGGGTAATTTGGGAATAAATCCATGATTTGCTGTTGGGAATTGAAATACTTAGCAGTTTGCTGTATTACGTTATAGCTTTCCCCGGCAGTTTCCAAGGGGGCCTCCAAATCGCTGACAGGAGAATTTTGCTGGAACTGGATCTGGGGCTGCAGGAATTCCTCGACATAGTTGTTGAACTGATTGTTCCAAGTCTGGTTATTCCAGGCTTGGGGGCCCCAGGACTGACTGTTCCAGCTCTGGTTGCTCCAGGACTGACTGTTCCAGCTCTGGTTGCCCCAGGACTGACTGTTCCAGCTCTGGTTGCTCCAAGTTGGGTTATTCCAGGTCTGGTTACCCCACATGGGCAGGTTTCCGGAAGAGTTCGCCAGGCATCCTTGGTGGTAGGGATAGAAGCCTGGGTATTCTGTAGTTGCTGGGCCCTTTTGAAAGAGAGGGATGGATTAACTGAAAAGGTACAAGGAAAATCAGAATTGTCTGAAGTTGGGATTTGCATGCTTCAGCAATGGATTCAAATCTATCTAAAAAGTTCTTGTTAGGAAAGAGCAGAAAAATAAGTTTCCTGTTACCTGAGTCACAATGTTGCTATTCCTCGGCCAGGTGTTTTTCTGCCACCTCTTACATTTCATTCTCTGGTTCTGGAACCAGGTCTTAACCTGCAGGGAAAAGGTAAcaggaaaatacaaaatactaGTAATGCAGGATGTACTGGGATCAAAGAATACTAAGTTttggcttgtttgtttgctttttccaaTAGCTGCAACTATCTCAAACTCGGAACAAAATTTTAACTTCTAGAGTCCTTTCTTAAACCTTCAATCTGTGAGTGAATTTCAAGCCCCTCAAGTCAGTGGGCTACTTTATGTTTGATAAACCTAACCAGGTAGAACAGAACACACCACAAGTCTGCTACTAACTAGGAAGTTCACATTTAAACGTCTACCCACGCCATTAGTCACAGTTAAAGGTAATTTGTTTGCAATACAAAGCCCACCTCCATATAagcacatttacatttaatgtgataatGGTATTTTAATTCAGGAATTATGAAACATACCACAAGGACAGCTATTTagaaaatatcaaattatatTGCAGCACAGAATAAACTAAACTTTTCAGATGGTTTGTAAACTCTGAGTTAGAAAATGAGATCAGAGAGGTagaagaatgtatataaataaaataagatcatGGAGTAGGACTTTCCAAGTATGGCGCCAGTAACTGAataaaatggccaataaatatatgaaaaatgatcaacagagaaaaacaaaacatataattttaataagaacAAGTGTTGGCTAGGGACTTGTCTAACTCGGAAGATAGGGGgtatattcttccttttcttaaaggaaaattggaaacattttcacaattttggtttgtgcaacaagagaagtggttaaataaattatgacacattgggggtggggggagggaaggactgggagtttgggattagcagatgtaaacagTTTcatgtaggatggataaacaaggtcctactgtagagcacagggaactatactcaatattctgtgataaaccgtaatggaaaagaatataaagaaaagaatgtccAAAAAAATGGACACATTGCCACAAAACACATTACAAAAAGTTCCATTTTCATATTAAAAGTTAACTTGTTTGTAGGGGTGCATAAACAGAGTACATAGAAATTAAccttgtttcttatttcttgttgtATCAAACAAGAAAACCACCATACCTGTTTGTAGCTAAGGTTCAGGATGTTGGAAAGTTCTTGCATTTGCTGGAGGCTGAGGTATTTCTGCCTCTGAAATCTGTCATTGAGCACACACAGCTGCGTCTGAGAGAACACGGTTCTGGTCTTCTGCTTCCTGACCAggaccttctcttccttcttctctgtgcCCTTGTCTGCAGCCGTGGCCAGTAGTTTTACTCTGGGGCTTGTGGAAGAATCAGGGCTGTCCTGAATAAGCAGATccatggagaaggaaggaagaggagagactgTTGGGAACAAAATGACACTTTTCTCTAAAACTTCAAATATTGAAAGTTTATTGTTTCAAAGCACTATTAAAGTCCTCAGAGCTAGATAATtagtaataactttatttttaagcaaTCCTGAACGCTTTGCTAACCTTTGCGAAAATGCCATTTTGCGTGTCGTGGACATGGCTTATCTGTATTGCTGGGAAGCGAGCAGGACTCACGCCTCTTTCTGCCAGTCAGAGCGCAGGAGCCCACACCCTGGCTGTTCTCAAAGGTCAGAATCATCATTTGACTCCCACCTTTGTGTCCTTCCATAACTTCCTTTATGTACGTTGATCATCacctacttaatttttttttttttttggtgaagccACGTGGCTTGGGGgtaatctcagttccctgaccagggattgaacatgggccaaggcagtgaaagcggtgaatcctaaccactagaccaccagggaactcccacgtAACGTAATTTTGAAACAGATGATCCAGGTTCTGGGGACCCTATAAAATCAAGTTTGCTGCCGGGTCTTAATACCAGGACTATCAGGAAATGTGAATTCTGATAAAGCTCCTGTTTCAACCCAGACTTTGTGATTTCCTCTCCAAAATTATTCCTCCCtcatggtttgtttgtttgttttggcaatTGGGCTAAGCTAATCATaggtttttttgggggttttttgactgaagtatagttgctgtacattATATAAATACAGGtttacaatatagtgatttacaatttttaaggttatacttcacttatagttattataaaatacttgtcagattccccgtgttgtacagtatatctcATGGCGTTTCACTGATTAAAATgaggtaacagaaataaaaaaattaaaaacaaaatgaggtaACATATAAAAAATTGTCTAGCAGAGGACCTGGCATATATTATTGACTTTGTaactaaaaatttatttcctgTATTACTTAGATTTATTTGCACAGACGTATTCTCAGTGCTTAACGCCAATTCTACCCTAGTCGTGGAATAAATGGACAggctttaaaaggcaaaaaacttcacaatttcaCAAGTAGATCTAAGAAGGAAAGTCCTCAACTAATGACTAGAAATGGAGCATGTCTTTAAAATTAtctatacagggcttccctggtggcgcagtggttgagagtccgcctgccgatgcaggggacgcgggttcgtgccccggtctgggaagatcccacgtgccgcggagcgtctgggcccgtgaaccatggccgcggagcctgcgctccgcaacgggagaggccacaacagcgagaagcccgcgtactgaaaaaaaaaaaaatctatacaaaCTTGCCCTTGCCCTTGGCTTGCTAGGAGGACATGTCCATTGCTCATTCCTGAGCCGTTTGTCTCACAATCGAGCGCTGTAGCTGTATTTTCAACATTTGACATTATAAAAAGACATTAAcataaaatttggaaaaacaGGGTAATATTAAAATCCAACACTCAAATATAAgttattttgtttacttattcCTTTCTCCACAACTTACTTCTATGGTTGTAAtcataaatgtaaacagattttaaggtattttatgccataaatgttaaaaatagtatCCCTGGGTAAAAGTTGGTCTacctttttatttctaacaacTACTGCCAAATTGATTTCCAAAAAGCTTTGTGCCGGCTTTACAATATCCCGAGCACCTCTCACACCCAAAATTACCAATTAGAAGCCTAAACATTTAGAGTATAGAATTCAAACCCAAACTGGATTTCAAATCTGAGCTCTCGCCACTTTGACTGTCAGCATATTAAACCTTTTGGAATCATCCACCATAAAATGGGGTGAACACTTCCTCGGGATTTAGGAGATTTGCGCATAGTAGGTGCTTACAAACTCAGCTGCCCAATAATGAATGTCCACACATCCAGAGGTTAGGGGAAGAGCCAACCGCTACTGTAGTAGAAAGGTAAAACACTCCCAAAAGGTGCGTTTCATATACGTTAAGATTTACACATCAGTTTATCACATCACATTTTGCGTTTCCACAGTGCCTACACACGTAAGCTCTCAAATACACCGCGTACAGTTGGATGACTTAGTCCCGTGTCCACAGCTCTTATCTCCTGGAACATTGGGGAAAGGGCATGACCCCATCAAGTTACCGTTGAAAAAGAGGTGTCGAGAGGATTAATAGATAATGACACCTGCTTATATTGATGGGCTCAAGAGGGAAACAGATAACCCTtaccctctttccttctttccctttccctgaaGGAACTTAGCCTCTCAAGGATTCAGTATTTTCTTACCAGTGTCCATGTCGTGGGTCTCAGCAGATGACATTTGCAAGGACACATAGTTTTCTTCAGGCCCATAAATCTCAGGCATTGGTGAAGATTCCCTAGAAGTAGATGCTTCGGGGCCACGCAGGCTTTGGGGACAAGCTGGGTCCACACTCATGTTGTTGAattgaaggagagggagaaaaccAAAGAGCTAGATAGATGGTAGGAAAAGTCCAGGCTTAAGAATCTAGGTAGAAAAGCTTAGAGAAAGGCGAAGATCTCCAGGtgtaaaagtattaaaaagatGGGATAAAGGGAAGTCACCTGTGTGATAACAGAAGCCTACCAGCCCGATgtaggaaaaatgacaaaaaaatttgtGGAGGCTCTAGACTTATAAGTAAGGCTCAGCCATACTTCGACCCGCCCCTCCTGGCAGCCCCACGCCCACACACACCCTTGCGAATTCTGAGTTAATCCTGTCTGCCAGCCTCACCAAGGCCATTGTAATGCAAAAGAGAGCTGCTGAGTAGCCTAGACTGGGTGGGGAACTGGAAAACTGGGACCACGGAACCTGGAAACAAAATAAACTCAGCAATGAAGTACTTCTAGGTTCACCctgtttccaccttttaaaaTCAAAGATGCACTTCCAGTTCCTGAGGCCCAGCTAAGGTGGTTGAAATTTCCACTAGGACAATTAATTCCCTTGACTTGAGACCCCTTAGGGTCTCAAAATCAGGCCAGTTATGCAGAAACTTCAAAAATctccatttcctctttggttcACTCTAAGGTCACAATAAAACACATACTGAATGTTAAGGCTTCCgttgatgttaaaaaataatatttgttttcaaCTCCCACCtaagttttcttgtttttttagcTTTCAGAAAAGCAAGTCTTTTA is a genomic window of Kogia breviceps isolate mKogBre1 chromosome 12, mKogBre1 haplotype 1, whole genome shotgun sequence containing:
- the NANOG gene encoding homeobox protein NANOG isoform X2 translates to MSVDPACPQSLRGPEASTSRESSPMPEIYGPEENYVSLQMSSAETHDMDTVSPLPSFSMDLLIQDSPDSSTSPRVKLLATAADKGTEKKEEKVLVRKQKTRTVFSQTQLCVLNDRFQRQKYLSLQQMQELSNILNLSYKQVKTWFQNQRMKCKRWQKNTWPRNSNIVTQGCLANSSGNLPMWGNQTWNNPTWSNQSWNSQSWGNQSWNSQSWSNQSWNSQSWGPQAWNNQTWNNQFNNYVEEFLQPQIQFQQNSPVSDLEAPLETAGESYNVIQQTAKYFNSQQQIMDLFPNYPLNIQPEDL
- the NANOG gene encoding homeobox protein NANOG isoform X1, which encodes MSVDPACPQSLRGPEASTSRESSPMPEIYGPEENYVSLQMSSAETHDMDTVSPLPSFSMDLLIQDSPDSSTSPRVKLLATAADKGTEKKEEKVLVRKQKTRTVFSQTQLCVLNDRFQRQKYLSLQQMQELSNILNLSYKQVKTWFQNQRMKCKRWQKNTWPRNSNIVTQGPATTEYPGFYPYHQGCLANSSGNLPMWGNQTWNNPTWSNQSWNSQSWGNQSWNSQSWSNQSWNSQSWGPQAWNNQTWNNQFNNYVEEFLQPQIQFQQNSPVSDLEAPLETAGESYNVIQQTAKYFNSQQQIMDLFPNYPLNIQPEDL